The following is a genomic window from Candidatus Tanganyikabacteria bacterium.
GCAGCTTCCGGGAGGTGCAGCTCGGCTACACTCCGGGACTGGCGCAGGCCGAAGCTTCGCGCTGCATCCTTTGTGCCGACGAACCCAGCTGCGAGGTGTCCGGGTGCCCGCTCCACGGCCGCATTCGCGACTGGCTGAAGCTCACGGCCGAAGGCAAGTTCCTGGAGGCGGCGCTGCTCTCGCGCACCACGGGCAACATCCCCGGCATCTGCGGGCGCATCTGTCCCCAGGAGCGGCTCTGCGAGGGCGCCTGCGTCGTGGGCGCCCAGAGCGATCCGGTCGCCATCGGTGCGATCGAGACCTTCCTGGCCGACTACCTGGCCGACCACCTCGATCGCGGCGGGAAGTTGCCGGCGGATCTCGTGCCGCGCAAGGCCGCGCCCACCGGCAAGCGCATCGCCGTGGTCGGCGGCGGGCCCGCGGGCATCTCCTGCGCCGAGCAACTGCTCATGCTAGGCCACAAGGTCACAGTCTTCGACCGCTGGCCGCGCCTGGGCGGCCTGCTGCGCTACGGCATCCCGGCATTCAAGCTTTCCCCCGCGATCGTCGACCGCAAGGAGAAGGAACTGGCGGCGCTGGGCCTGGAGTTTGCGGGCAACACGGAGGTGGGCACCAGTCCCACGCTCCAGGAACTGCTCGCGCGCGGCTTCGACGCCGTCTTCATCGGCGTGGGCGCGCCGGTCGATACGAGCCTGAGCGCCCCGGGGGCGGGTCTCGAAGGTATCGTCACGGCGACCAGTTTCCTGGTGCGCGGCAACGTCCCGCGGCAGGACCTCCCGTCGTCGTGGCGCGATCCGCTGGATGTCAAGGACCAGGAGGTGGTAGTGCTGGGAGGCGGCGACACCGCGATGGACTGCCTGCGGACGGCTCTGCGCCTGCAGGCCCGGAAGGTCACCTGCGTCTATCGGCGGGACGAGGCCAGCATGCCGGGCGCGAGGCGGGAGCAGCGGATGGCCAGGGAGGAGGGCGTCGAGTTCGTCTTCCTGGCCTCCCCCCACCGGTTCCACGGGGCCGGCGGGCGGATACTCGCGGTGGAGTGCCAGCGCATGGAACTGGGCGCCCCCGACGCCTCCGGCCGGAGAGCACCGGTCCCCATCCAGGGCGAGACATTCCGGGTCAACGCCGACACGGTCGTGCTGGCGCTGGGTTACGACGTCGAGGACACCATCCCGTCCGGCACACCGGGCCTGCAGTACGACAAGCGCTTCCGCATCCAGATCGACCACGGGTCGGGCGCCACGTCGCTGCCCGGGGTCTTCGCCGGCGGCGACGTCACGTCCGGAGCGGATCTGCTGGTCAAC
Proteins encoded in this region:
- a CDS encoding NAD(P)-dependent oxidoreductase, whose amino-acid sequence is MTMTEPGSTRPASKFAGPRNKVPELPVAERMRSFREVQLGYTPGLAQAEASRCILCADEPSCEVSGCPLHGRIRDWLKLTAEGKFLEAALLSRTTGNIPGICGRICPQERLCEGACVVGAQSDPVAIGAIETFLADYLADHLDRGGKLPADLVPRKAAPTGKRIAVVGGGPAGISCAEQLLMLGHKVTVFDRWPRLGGLLRYGIPAFKLSPAIVDRKEKELAALGLEFAGNTEVGTSPTLQELLARGFDAVFIGVGAPVDTSLSAPGAGLEGIVTATSFLVRGNVPRQDLPSSWRDPLDVKDQEVVVLGGGDTAMDCLRTALRLQARKVTCVYRRDEASMPGARREQRMAREEGVEFVFLASPHRFHGAGGRILAVECQRMELGAPDASGRRAPVPIQGETFRVNADTVVLALGYDVEDTIPSGTPGLQYDKRFRIQIDHGSGATSLPGVFAGGDVTSGADLLVNAVMAGRNAAAGIHAYVTRR